One genomic segment of Myxocyprinus asiaticus isolate MX2 ecotype Aquarium Trade chromosome 14, UBuf_Myxa_2, whole genome shotgun sequence includes these proteins:
- the LOC127451657 gene encoding uncharacterized protein LOC127451657, whose protein sequence is MTAGKACSALITGANRGLGLEIFKQLLEAPCSKIFAGCRDPDGLNSELMEIAKHFSTAISVVLLDVADPCSIKESAKKVGSLLGENILNLLMDNAGVLPQKTMFTATVEDMQNTVNTNVIGTLFVIREYLYYLRIAAKATRIHGLHWQNNVLVKG, encoded by the exons ATGACAGCAGGGAAGGCATGTAGTGCTCTCATCACAGGGGCCAACCGAGGCTTAGGTTTAGAAATCTTCAAGCAACTCCTGGAGGCCCCTTGTTCAAAGATTTTTGCTGGATGCCGTGACCCAGACGGGCTAAATTCTGAGTTGA TGGAAATAGCAAAACACTTTTCCACTGCTATTTCTGTGGTACTATTAGATGTTGCTGATCCATGCAGTATCAAAGAGTCTGCCAAGAAAGTGGGTTCACTACTGGGGGAAAACATCCTGAACCTGCTGATGGATAATGCTGGAGTGTTGCCACAAAAAACCATGTTCACCGCCACTGTTGAGGACATGCAGAACACCGTCAACACCAATGTGATAGGAACTCTATTTGTCATTAGG GAGTACCTGTATTACTTGCGTATAGCAGCTAAAGCGACACGGATTCATGGACTACACTGGCAAAACAATGTCCTGGTAAAAGGATAA
- the LOC127451651 gene encoding C-factor-like isoform X1, whose translation MAAFKAGNVLITGANRGLGFEMVKQLLEVPCPKWQIFAGCRDPDGPKSEALRELVKKHPSVITIIGLDVADPCSIKESAKKVGSLLGKNSLNMLVNNAAVLASGSMMTIPAEDMQNTFNTNVMGPLLVIREYLPYLQTAAKARGTSGMSCDKAAVINISSTGGSITSMPSMYTQFPVLPYSVSKAGLNMLTALIAVELKPDEILCMALHPGWVRTDMGGEEVSVGSITTKLMFLKAPLEARESVEGMLRVISSLTENEHGGFMDYTGQTLPW comes from the exons ATGGCAGCATTTAAGGCAGGCAATGTCCTAATAACTGGGGCCAACCGGGGCTTGGGCTTTGAAATGGTCAAGCAACTCTTGGAGGTCCCCTGTCCAAAGTGGCAGATTTTCGCCGgctgccgtgacccagatgggccAAAGTCTGAG GCATTGAGAGAACTGGTGAAAAAGCATCCAAGTGTGATCACTATTATAGGTCTCG ATGTTGCTGATCCATGCAGCATTAAAGAGTCTGCCAAGAAAGTGGGTTCACTATTGGGGAAGAACAGCCTGAACATGCTGGTGAATAATGCTGCCGTGTTGGCATCTGGCTCCATGATGACCATTCCCGCTGAGGACATGCAGAACACCTTCAACACCAACGTGATGGGGCCGTTATTAGTCATTAGG GAGTACCTACCATATCTACAAACTGCAGCCAAAGCCAGAGGAACATCAGGAATGTCCTGTGATAAAGCTGCTGTCATCAATATCTCCTCTACAGGGGGCTCCATAACCAGCATGCCTTCCATGTACACCCAATTTCCAGTGTTGCCTTATAGCGTGAGCAAG GCAGGTCTCAACATGCTGACTGCATTAATTGCGGTGGAGTTAAAGCCAGATGAGATCCTCTGCATGGCCCTTCACCCAGGATGGGTTAGGACTGACATGGGTGGAGAAGAGGTGAGTGTAGGATCTATAACCACAAAGTTgatgtttttaaag GCACCACTTGAAGCAAGAGAAAGTGTGGAGGGGATGCTGCGTGTCATTAGCAGCCTAACTGAGAATGAGCATGGTGGGTTCATGGACTACACTGGACAAACTCTGCCCTGGTAA
- the LOC127451637 gene encoding E3 ubiquitin-protein ligase TRIM39-like isoform X1, protein MPLRPRALSQPGRANTLPSPKAVPVLRPRALSSYSKSALEDELSCPVCCKIFTDPVVLKCSHSFCRICLQHFWNKKAAKRECLVCRRKCSLTEPMVSLALKNVCDAILQEQKSPGSANGASKPEALCATHEEGLKLFCQDDEEVLCCVCQMSKKHQGHNVCPLEEAANDLKEEMWQIVIPLKKSLRCLYEAKQECDDITVHINNQKQQTEKQIHKEFEELHQFLLKEEAARIAVLAEEEEAKKQMMKKKTDISRDILTFSHAVMSIENEIAGDNNHFLQNYKNVKRRVQVTFHEPGNVPDSLINVAEHISSLNFRVWEKMQSIVEHTPVTLDPNTAYPCLSLSKNLTSVSNTGTMKKLPDNPERFDHFVFVLGSKGFTSGCHSWEVDVSKNNDWVIGVVKASIARKGKIAGCPEGGLWTIALSDGMYTAMTTIHTLLKLKGHLERVRVKIDYGAGEVSFFDSVGVAPIYTFNDHFTERMFPFFCPGANINENNPGSLKICPVRVAVWNSASW, encoded by the exons ATGCCTTTACGACCGAGGGCTTTATCTCAACCTGGAAGAGCCAACACTCTTCCAAGCCCTAAAGCTGTACCAGTCTTGCGCCCGAGAGCTCTGTCGTCTTACTCGAAGTCGGCTTTAGAAGATGAGCTTTCTTGTCCAGTCTGCTGCAAGATCTTCACAGATCCTGTGGTTCTGAAATGCAGTCACAGTTTCTGCCGCATTTGCCTTCAGCACTTCTGGAATAAGAAGGCAGCCAAGCGGGAATGTCTGGTGTGCAGGAGAAAGTGTTCTTTGACGGAGCCCATGGTGAGTCTAGCTTTGAAGAACGTGTGTGATGCCATCTTACAGGAGCAGAAAAGCCCGGGTTCAGCGAACGGAGCATCAAAACCAGAGGCTCTTTGTGCCACTCATGAGGAGGGACTCAAATTGTTCTGCCAAGATGATGAAGAGGTTCTCTGCTGCGTTTGCCAAATGTCCAAGAAACACCAAGGCCACAACGTATGTCCTTTGGAGGAGGCAGCAAATGATCTGAAG GAAGAAATGTGGCAGATTGTCATCCCTCTTAAGAAAAGTCTCAGATGCCTCTATGAGGCCAAACAAGAATGTGATGACATAACTGTCCACATCAAT AACCAAAAGCAACAGACAGAGAAACAAATTCACAAGGAGTTTGAAGAGCTCCATCAATTTCTTCTGAAAGAGGAGGCTGCGAGGATTGCTGTTCtagcagaagaagaagaggcaAAGAAACAgatgatgaagaaaaaaacagataTCTCACGTGATATACTCACCTTTTCCCATGCCGTCATGTCCATTGAAAATGAGATTGCTGGTGACAACAACCACTTTTTGCag AACTACAAGAATGTAAAGAGGAG GGTGCAGGTAACGTTTCACGAACCAGGAAATGTTCCGGATTCTCTAATCAACGTCGCAGAACACATCAGCTCTCTGAATTTCAGAGTGTGGGAAAAAATGCAGAGTATTGTGGAACACA CTCCAGTGACTCTGGACCCCAACACAGCCTACCCCTGTCTGTCTCTTTCCAAGAACCTGACGAGTGTATCCAACACGGGGACTATGAAAAAGCTGCCTGATAACCCAGAGCGCTTTGAccactttgtttttgtgctgGGCTCCAAGGGTTTCACCTCTGGATGCCATTCCTGGGAGGTGGACGTGAGCAAAAACAATGACTGGGTAATAGGTGTGGTTAAGGCATCCATAGCCAGAAAAGGCAAAATCGCAGGCTGTCCAGAAGGTGGGCTCTGGACAATCGCTCTCTCTGATGGGATGTACACGGCCATGACGACCATACACACCCTACTCAAACTGAAGGGCCACCTGGAGAGGGTTAGAGTAAAGATTGACTATGGCGCTGGAGAGGTCAGCTTCTTTGACTCAGTGGGCGTGGCACCTATCTACACATTTAACGACCACTTTACAGAGAGGATGTTCCCTTTTTTCTGTCCGGGAGCAAATATTAATGAGAACAATCCAGGCTCGTTGAAGATCTGTCCTGTGAGAGTGGCAGTGTGGAACAGCGCCTCCTGGTAA
- the LOC127451651 gene encoding C-factor-like isoform X3, with the protein MAAFKAGNVLITGANRGLGFEMVKQLLEVPCPKWQIFAGCRDPDGPKSEALRELVKKHPSVITIIGLDVADPCSIKESAKKVGSLLGKNSLNMLVNNAAVLASGSMMTIPAEDMQNTFNTNVMGPLLVIREYLPYLQTAAKARGTSGMSCDKAAVINISSTGGSITSMPSMYTQFPVLPYSVSKAGLNMLTALIAVELKPDEILCMALHPGWVRTDMGGEEAPLEARESVEGMLRVISSLTENEHGGFMDYTGQTLPW; encoded by the exons ATGGCAGCATTTAAGGCAGGCAATGTCCTAATAACTGGGGCCAACCGGGGCTTGGGCTTTGAAATGGTCAAGCAACTCTTGGAGGTCCCCTGTCCAAAGTGGCAGATTTTCGCCGgctgccgtgacccagatgggccAAAGTCTGAG GCATTGAGAGAACTGGTGAAAAAGCATCCAAGTGTGATCACTATTATAGGTCTCG ATGTTGCTGATCCATGCAGCATTAAAGAGTCTGCCAAGAAAGTGGGTTCACTATTGGGGAAGAACAGCCTGAACATGCTGGTGAATAATGCTGCCGTGTTGGCATCTGGCTCCATGATGACCATTCCCGCTGAGGACATGCAGAACACCTTCAACACCAACGTGATGGGGCCGTTATTAGTCATTAGG GAGTACCTACCATATCTACAAACTGCAGCCAAAGCCAGAGGAACATCAGGAATGTCCTGTGATAAAGCTGCTGTCATCAATATCTCCTCTACAGGGGGCTCCATAACCAGCATGCCTTCCATGTACACCCAATTTCCAGTGTTGCCTTATAGCGTGAGCAAG GCAGGTCTCAACATGCTGACTGCATTAATTGCGGTGGAGTTAAAGCCAGATGAGATCCTCTGCATGGCCCTTCACCCAGGATGGGTTAGGACTGACATGGGTGGAGAAGAG GCACCACTTGAAGCAAGAGAAAGTGTGGAGGGGATGCTGCGTGTCATTAGCAGCCTAACTGAGAATGAGCATGGTGGGTTCATGGACTACACTGGACAAACTCTGCCCTGGTAA
- the LOC127451637 gene encoding zinc-binding protein A33-like isoform X2 has protein sequence MPLRPRALSQPGRANTLPSPKAVPVLRPRALSSYSKSALEDELSCPVCCKIFTDPVVLKCSHSFCRICLQHFWNKKAAKRECLVCRRKCSLTEPMVSLALKNVCDAILQEQKSPGSANGASKPEALCATHEEGLKLFCQDDEEVLCCVCQMSKKHQGHNVCPLEEAANDLKNQKQQTEKQIHKEFEELHQFLLKEEAARIAVLAEEEEAKKQMMKKKTDISRDILTFSHAVMSIENEIAGDNNHFLQNYKNVKRRVQVTFHEPGNVPDSLINVAEHISSLNFRVWEKMQSIVEHTPVTLDPNTAYPCLSLSKNLTSVSNTGTMKKLPDNPERFDHFVFVLGSKGFTSGCHSWEVDVSKNNDWVIGVVKASIARKGKIAGCPEGGLWTIALSDGMYTAMTTIHTLLKLKGHLERVRVKIDYGAGEVSFFDSVGVAPIYTFNDHFTERMFPFFCPGANINENNPGSLKICPVRVAVWNSASW, from the exons ATGCCTTTACGACCGAGGGCTTTATCTCAACCTGGAAGAGCCAACACTCTTCCAAGCCCTAAAGCTGTACCAGTCTTGCGCCCGAGAGCTCTGTCGTCTTACTCGAAGTCGGCTTTAGAAGATGAGCTTTCTTGTCCAGTCTGCTGCAAGATCTTCACAGATCCTGTGGTTCTGAAATGCAGTCACAGTTTCTGCCGCATTTGCCTTCAGCACTTCTGGAATAAGAAGGCAGCCAAGCGGGAATGTCTGGTGTGCAGGAGAAAGTGTTCTTTGACGGAGCCCATGGTGAGTCTAGCTTTGAAGAACGTGTGTGATGCCATCTTACAGGAGCAGAAAAGCCCGGGTTCAGCGAACGGAGCATCAAAACCAGAGGCTCTTTGTGCCACTCATGAGGAGGGACTCAAATTGTTCTGCCAAGATGATGAAGAGGTTCTCTGCTGCGTTTGCCAAATGTCCAAGAAACACCAAGGCCACAACGTATGTCCTTTGGAGGAGGCAGCAAATGATCTGAAG AACCAAAAGCAACAGACAGAGAAACAAATTCACAAGGAGTTTGAAGAGCTCCATCAATTTCTTCTGAAAGAGGAGGCTGCGAGGATTGCTGTTCtagcagaagaagaagaggcaAAGAAACAgatgatgaagaaaaaaacagataTCTCACGTGATATACTCACCTTTTCCCATGCCGTCATGTCCATTGAAAATGAGATTGCTGGTGACAACAACCACTTTTTGCag AACTACAAGAATGTAAAGAGGAG GGTGCAGGTAACGTTTCACGAACCAGGAAATGTTCCGGATTCTCTAATCAACGTCGCAGAACACATCAGCTCTCTGAATTTCAGAGTGTGGGAAAAAATGCAGAGTATTGTGGAACACA CTCCAGTGACTCTGGACCCCAACACAGCCTACCCCTGTCTGTCTCTTTCCAAGAACCTGACGAGTGTATCCAACACGGGGACTATGAAAAAGCTGCCTGATAACCCAGAGCGCTTTGAccactttgtttttgtgctgGGCTCCAAGGGTTTCACCTCTGGATGCCATTCCTGGGAGGTGGACGTGAGCAAAAACAATGACTGGGTAATAGGTGTGGTTAAGGCATCCATAGCCAGAAAAGGCAAAATCGCAGGCTGTCCAGAAGGTGGGCTCTGGACAATCGCTCTCTCTGATGGGATGTACACGGCCATGACGACCATACACACCCTACTCAAACTGAAGGGCCACCTGGAGAGGGTTAGAGTAAAGATTGACTATGGCGCTGGAGAGGTCAGCTTCTTTGACTCAGTGGGCGTGGCACCTATCTACACATTTAACGACCACTTTACAGAGAGGATGTTCCCTTTTTTCTGTCCGGGAGCAAATATTAATGAGAACAATCCAGGCTCGTTGAAGATCTGTCCTGTGAGAGTGGCAGTGTGGAACAGCGCCTCCTGGTAA
- the LOC127451651 gene encoding C-factor-like isoform X2 — MAAFKAGNVLITGANRGLGFEMVKQLLEVPCPKWQIFAGCRDPDGPKSEALRELVKKHPSVITIIDVADPCSIKESAKKVGSLLGKNSLNMLVNNAAVLASGSMMTIPAEDMQNTFNTNVMGPLLVIREYLPYLQTAAKARGTSGMSCDKAAVINISSTGGSITSMPSMYTQFPVLPYSVSKAGLNMLTALIAVELKPDEILCMALHPGWVRTDMGGEEVSVGSITTKLMFLKAPLEARESVEGMLRVISSLTENEHGGFMDYTGQTLPW; from the exons ATGGCAGCATTTAAGGCAGGCAATGTCCTAATAACTGGGGCCAACCGGGGCTTGGGCTTTGAAATGGTCAAGCAACTCTTGGAGGTCCCCTGTCCAAAGTGGCAGATTTTCGCCGgctgccgtgacccagatgggccAAAGTCTGAG GCATTGAGAGAACTGGTGAAAAAGCATCCAAGTGTGATCACTATTATAG ATGTTGCTGATCCATGCAGCATTAAAGAGTCTGCCAAGAAAGTGGGTTCACTATTGGGGAAGAACAGCCTGAACATGCTGGTGAATAATGCTGCCGTGTTGGCATCTGGCTCCATGATGACCATTCCCGCTGAGGACATGCAGAACACCTTCAACACCAACGTGATGGGGCCGTTATTAGTCATTAGG GAGTACCTACCATATCTACAAACTGCAGCCAAAGCCAGAGGAACATCAGGAATGTCCTGTGATAAAGCTGCTGTCATCAATATCTCCTCTACAGGGGGCTCCATAACCAGCATGCCTTCCATGTACACCCAATTTCCAGTGTTGCCTTATAGCGTGAGCAAG GCAGGTCTCAACATGCTGACTGCATTAATTGCGGTGGAGTTAAAGCCAGATGAGATCCTCTGCATGGCCCTTCACCCAGGATGGGTTAGGACTGACATGGGTGGAGAAGAGGTGAGTGTAGGATCTATAACCACAAAGTTgatgtttttaaag GCACCACTTGAAGCAAGAGAAAGTGTGGAGGGGATGCTGCGTGTCATTAGCAGCCTAACTGAGAATGAGCATGGTGGGTTCATGGACTACACTGGACAAACTCTGCCCTGGTAA